A region from the Aeromicrobium choanae genome encodes:
- a CDS encoding ABC transporter permease, with product MSAVTMTRPTRRTGLFRRMGLGGRVALLILVTLAIVAVVAPALLGDEAASQDVANSFAPPSAEHPLGTDALGRDVLSRTLVGTRLSLQLALTSAAIAVGVAVPLGALFGMARARTRKVGASVIDVSLSLPDILIAVIVVTVLGPGGVGAATAIGIAFIPYTARVVFVLSHHVASRDYVMVGRLLGLSRGKLLRAYVLPNIADALAVALLTLLAECIVAVSALSFLGLGVQPPDIDWGSLLTEGVKEFYMSPAAALAPAAMIAVTGLALALVADSVAQGMDPFQKRRTR from the coding sequence ATGAGTGCGGTGACCATGACCCGGCCGACGAGGCGCACCGGCCTGTTCCGGCGGATGGGCCTCGGTGGCCGCGTCGCGCTCCTGATTCTCGTGACGCTTGCGATCGTGGCCGTGGTCGCCCCTGCGCTTCTGGGTGACGAGGCGGCCAGTCAGGACGTCGCGAACTCCTTCGCCCCGCCCAGTGCCGAGCACCCGCTGGGGACGGACGCCCTCGGCCGTGACGTCCTCAGCCGAACCCTCGTCGGGACGCGCCTGTCGCTGCAGCTCGCCCTCACCAGTGCGGCAATCGCCGTCGGGGTCGCCGTCCCGCTGGGTGCCCTGTTCGGCATGGCGCGGGCTCGCACGCGCAAGGTCGGCGCGAGCGTGATCGATGTCAGCCTGAGCCTGCCGGACATCCTGATCGCGGTCATCGTCGTCACGGTGCTGGGTCCGGGCGGCGTCGGGGCCGCCACGGCCATCGGCATCGCGTTCATTCCCTATACGGCCCGCGTCGTCTTCGTGCTCTCCCACCACGTGGCGAGCCGTGACTACGTCATGGTCGGGCGGCTGCTGGGCCTGAGTCGCGGCAAGCTCCTGCGCGCTTACGTCCTGCCGAACATCGCCGACGCGCTGGCCGTCGCGCTGCTCACCCTCCTGGCCGAGTGCATCGTGGCTGTCTCGGCCCTGTCCTTCCTCGGGCTCGGGGTCCAGCCGCCCGACATCGACTGGGGGAGCCTCCTGACAGAGGGAGTCAAGGAGTTCTACATGTCACCAGCGGCCGCGCTGGCACCCGCGGCGATGATCGCGGTCACCGGTCTGGCCCTGGCTCTCGTGGCCGACTCGGTCGCGCAGGGGATGGACCCGTTCCAGAAAAGGAGGACGCGATGA
- a CDS encoding ABC transporter permease: protein MSEGIRESVVVTQATASPPRPGASSKRRSGPSNVWLRVLRQGLLRLVAVLGVLIVSTFAMVRLVPGDPARRIVGLEGSEDAYLQAREQMHLDDPLAVQFVAYLNDLVHFDLGNSFTNREPVTELIADRAVPTLQLTALAVVLALAFSVPIGIAVAHATHGRRAWLRSGFTSITGLISGLPHYLTATVLVFLFAITLTWFPPSGTDGFLYLVLPALALAARPTAMLARLVRVESTRVLNLDYIRTARSKRLPTRILHLRHVLPNVLTPAVAVAGTLVASLISGAIIVEQVFARSGLGTELVSAVLDGDYPVVQGITLFLGVGVVVINTLVELLVVTLDPQSAQSQEGT from the coding sequence ATGAGCGAAGGCATCCGTGAGTCCGTGGTGGTGACGCAGGCGACTGCGTCACCACCCCGGCCCGGAGCCTCGTCGAAGAGGCGCTCCGGTCCGTCGAACGTGTGGCTGCGTGTCCTGCGGCAGGGTCTGCTGCGGCTGGTCGCCGTGCTCGGTGTCCTGATTGTGTCGACCTTCGCCATGGTGCGCCTGGTCCCCGGCGATCCGGCCCGGCGCATCGTGGGTCTGGAGGGCAGTGAGGACGCCTACCTCCAGGCGCGAGAGCAGATGCACCTGGACGACCCGCTGGCGGTGCAATTCGTCGCCTACCTGAACGACCTGGTTCACTTCGATCTCGGCAACTCGTTCACGAACCGGGAGCCGGTCACCGAGCTCATTGCTGATCGTGCGGTGCCCACCCTGCAGCTGACTGCCCTCGCCGTGGTGCTGGCCCTGGCCTTCTCGGTGCCCATCGGCATCGCGGTCGCACACGCGACCCACGGCCGCCGAGCGTGGCTACGCAGTGGCTTCACCTCAATCACCGGTCTGATCAGCGGCCTGCCCCACTACCTGACGGCCACGGTCCTGGTGTTCCTCTTCGCCATCACACTGACGTGGTTCCCGCCCAGCGGGACGGACGGCTTCCTGTACTTGGTCCTGCCGGCTCTGGCGCTCGCCGCCCGGCCCACCGCGATGCTCGCTCGGCTGGTCCGAGTCGAGTCGACCCGGGTGCTGAACTTGGACTACATCCGCACTGCCCGCAGCAAGCGCCTGCCCACGCGGATCCTGCACCTGCGCCACGTGCTCCCGAACGTCCTCACACCAGCGGTCGCGGTGGCCGGCACGCTGGTCGCCAGCCTCATCTCTGGGGCGATCATCGTCGAGCAGGTCTTCGCACGCAGCGGGCTGGGCACCGAGCTCGTCTCGGCCGTCCTCGACGGTGACTACCCGGTGGTTCAGGGGATCACGCTCTTCCTGGGCGTCGGAGTCGTCGTGATCAACACGCTGGTCGAACTGCTGGTCGTCACGCTCGACCCGCAGTCCGCTCAATCGCAGGAGGGCACATGA
- a CDS encoding ABC transporter substrate-binding protein, which produces MGIRSDIDTFDPHQTLGQFGAGQMVRLVYSTLVMRTSDGDLIPGVAEKWDVDPHGGDFTIQEGVLCSDGSELTASVIKKSFDRMLDPDSGAQYVERLFAGGDVEFTADDSTRTFSMKLENPNTDLLPALANVGQIICGAGVDNPEALASEPQGSGPFRLVSAKRGDSYEFERRDDYVSLPEGVEVTDLPKRLSLKYIADDSAMVNALLAGELTIGPVMGRDGERLETRDEFNHLPIESYGGDGLIFNQSPGLPGADPAFRKALAMAVDPQLYTRASTFDRSKPLRTLYTPNLDCYTEDNADLLPEVSVDAAAQALDAAGYPLKGDARVGPDGKPVTLRFVGDTLKNSGPQYITDQFEKLGIVVDLSMNDTATGIQKVFSNEFDLYIFPFAASLGTPTQHLGSVSEEGGVNVSHIDNAEYKKAAQVALSDPDRRCEAWQEGEAALLTNLDLLPLTWPVAHYFAKDVTFEGIYYSLDPFTIRSTK; this is translated from the coding sequence ATGGGAATCAGGTCCGACATCGACACGTTCGACCCGCACCAGACCCTTGGTCAGTTCGGCGCGGGCCAGATGGTGCGCCTCGTGTACTCGACCTTGGTCATGCGCACCTCCGACGGCGATCTGATTCCCGGTGTCGCGGAGAAGTGGGACGTGGACCCGCACGGTGGCGACTTCACGATCCAGGAGGGCGTTCTGTGCTCCGACGGGTCCGAGCTGACGGCCTCGGTCATCAAGAAGTCGTTCGACCGCATGCTCGATCCGGACAGCGGCGCGCAGTACGTGGAACGCCTCTTCGCCGGCGGTGACGTCGAGTTCACGGCGGACGACAGCACGCGGACGTTCTCGATGAAGCTGGAGAACCCGAATACCGACCTGCTCCCAGCGCTGGCGAACGTCGGACAGATCATCTGCGGCGCCGGCGTGGACAATCCGGAAGCCCTGGCCAGCGAGCCTCAGGGGTCGGGCCCCTTCCGTTTGGTCTCGGCCAAGCGCGGCGATAGCTACGAGTTCGAGCGACGCGACGACTACGTCTCCCTGCCCGAGGGGGTGGAGGTCACCGACCTGCCGAAGCGGCTGAGCCTGAAGTACATCGCCGACGATTCCGCGATGGTCAACGCCCTGCTCGCCGGCGAGCTGACGATCGGACCGGTGATGGGCCGCGACGGTGAGCGGCTGGAGACCCGCGACGAGTTCAACCACCTGCCGATCGAGTCGTACGGCGGCGACGGGCTGATCTTCAACCAGAGCCCCGGGCTTCCGGGGGCGGACCCGGCTTTCCGCAAGGCGCTCGCGATGGCGGTCGATCCCCAGCTCTACACGCGGGCGTCGACTTTCGACCGGAGCAAGCCGCTGCGCACGCTCTACACGCCGAACCTCGACTGCTACACGGAGGACAACGCCGATCTGCTGCCCGAGGTTTCCGTCGACGCTGCTGCACAGGCACTCGACGCGGCCGGCTACCCGCTGAAGGGCGACGCTCGCGTCGGACCGGACGGCAAGCCGGTCACCCTGCGCTTCGTCGGAGACACGCTCAAGAACAGCGGCCCGCAGTACATCACGGACCAGTTCGAGAAGCTCGGGATCGTGGTCGACCTCAGCATGAATGACACCGCGACGGGCATCCAGAAGGTCTTCTCCAACGAGTTCGACCTCTACATCTTCCCGTTCGCCGCGTCGCTGGGGACGCCGACGCAGCACCTCGGCTCGGTCAGCGAGGAGGGTGGCGTGAACGTGTCGCACATCGACAACGCCGAGTACAAGAAGGCCGCGCAGGTCGCTCTGTCCGATCCGGATCGTCGGTGCGAGGCGTGGCAGGAGGGGGAGGCTGCACTGCTCACGAACCTGGACCTGCTGCCCCTCACGTGGCCAGTGGCGCACTACTTCGCCAAGGACGTGACGTTCGAGGGGATCTACTACTCCCTTGATCCGTTCACGATCCGCTCCACGAAATGA
- a CDS encoding FadR/GntR family transcriptional regulator — MTASERTGGPRPSKFGLGSRTDLRESAVDYLTERIQSGDWPVGQQIPTESELAAEAGISRNTIREAVSSLVHTGLLERRQGSGTFVVSQSELTGLFERHLSSKDRQDVLEIRLALEVVAAALAATRRTDEDIEGLLASMTARRETADRNDVDGYVEADLQLHRQFVRAAQNPLLIELYDSMLEGFRETIASYFIETGDPCHEEHEALVHAIIAGDPLNAAIELRVFLDSHLYHVESTAWPRVHQEVGSREV, encoded by the coding sequence ATGACTGCCAGCGAGCGTACAGGTGGACCGCGGCCCAGCAAGTTCGGCCTTGGCTCTCGCACGGACCTCCGAGAGAGCGCTGTCGACTACCTCACGGAGCGCATCCAGTCCGGTGACTGGCCGGTCGGACAGCAGATCCCGACCGAGTCCGAGCTCGCAGCCGAGGCAGGCATCAGCCGGAACACGATCCGTGAGGCCGTGAGCTCGCTGGTGCACACCGGATTGCTCGAGCGACGCCAGGGCTCGGGGACGTTCGTCGTGAGCCAGTCCGAGCTCACCGGGCTCTTCGAGCGCCATCTGTCGTCGAAAGATCGCCAGGACGTGCTGGAGATCCGGCTCGCCCTCGAGGTGGTGGCCGCCGCACTGGCCGCGACGCGTCGGACTGACGAGGACATCGAGGGACTTCTCGCCTCGATGACGGCGCGGCGTGAGACGGCCGACCGCAATGATGTCGACGGCTACGTCGAGGCCGACCTCCAGCTGCACCGGCAGTTCGTCCGAGCGGCCCAGAATCCGCTGTTGATCGAGCTCTACGACTCGATGCTCGAAGGGTTCCGGGAGACGATCGCGTCGTACTTCATCGAGACCGGGGATCCGTGCCACGAGGAGCACGAGGCCTTGGTCCACGCCATCATCGCCGGCGATCCCCTGAACGCGGCGATCGAGCTGCGCGTATTCCTCGATTCGCATCTGTACCACGTCGAGTCGACGGCGTGGCCTCGCGTGCACCAGGAGGTTGGCTCGCGCGAGGTGTGA
- a CDS encoding MFS transporter yields MDAICTDTSPRARASALLLTAGSLLAIVLTAATLRIAVTSTSPLGTWLVAELQLGPSQIGFIGTLPPLCFCVLGLATPGLISRFGIHAVAIAAMTTCAVAMAARSQTGSFAIYAVATAMSLAAMGVGNVLLPPLTKQHFPAHQDSVTTTYIFTLQLGMVVPPLLAVSLAESWGWRTSLGVWALVPALAAPALAVAWRAALRTPAPRPVEITGVQPSSRRWTSLTISLTIVMGTTSLTTYTILAWLPDIVIHAGLTPAQAGSMVAVFGAAGLAATLAVPRWVARASHPIAITSSCSVAYLVGFLGLIHAPGQHTWLWAACVGWGSGMFSFTLVMINRKTRTLAGAATVSGLVQGVGYAIAALGPLGFGLLTRPECFAPGLYVMVTVAVIMYIATVFTLRAPPFESAR; encoded by the coding sequence ATGGACGCGATCTGCACCGACACCTCGCCCCGAGCGCGAGCCTCCGCGCTTCTGCTCACCGCCGGATCACTCCTCGCGATCGTGCTCACCGCCGCGACCCTGCGGATTGCGGTGACCTCGACGTCCCCCCTCGGCACGTGGCTGGTGGCCGAACTGCAGCTCGGCCCCAGCCAGATCGGCTTTATCGGGACCCTGCCTCCCCTGTGCTTCTGCGTACTTGGCCTGGCCACCCCAGGCCTGATCAGCCGCTTCGGCATCCATGCGGTGGCCATCGCGGCGATGACCACCTGCGCTGTCGCCATGGCCGCGCGGTCACAGACCGGAAGCTTCGCGATCTACGCCGTCGCCACCGCGATGTCGCTCGCAGCGATGGGCGTGGGCAACGTGCTCCTGCCGCCGCTCACCAAGCAGCACTTCCCTGCGCACCAGGACTCGGTGACCACGACCTACATCTTCACGCTCCAGCTGGGCATGGTCGTCCCACCGCTGCTGGCCGTCAGCCTGGCCGAGAGCTGGGGATGGCGGACATCGCTCGGCGTGTGGGCCCTCGTTCCCGCCCTCGCCGCTCCCGCACTGGCGGTCGCCTGGCGTGCGGCCCTGCGCACGCCGGCGCCGCGGCCGGTCGAGATCACCGGCGTTCAACCGAGCTCACGGCGATGGACCAGCCTCACCATCTCGCTGACGATCGTCATGGGGACGACCTCTCTCACGACCTACACGATCCTCGCGTGGCTCCCGGACATCGTGATCCACGCGGGCCTCACGCCCGCTCAGGCGGGCTCGATGGTCGCGGTCTTCGGGGCCGCAGGCCTCGCCGCCACGCTGGCCGTCCCTCGCTGGGTCGCGCGTGCGTCGCATCCGATCGCGATCACGTCGTCCTGCAGCGTGGCGTACTTGGTCGGGTTCCTGGGGCTGATCCACGCTCCCGGTCAGCACACTTGGCTCTGGGCGGCCTGCGTGGGCTGGGGTTCGGGGATGTTCAGCTTCACGCTGGTCATGATCAACCGCAAGACCCGGACCCTCGCCGGCGCCGCGACGGTCTCGGGCCTGGTCCAGGGAGTGGGCTACGCGATCGCGGCGCTGGGTCCGCTCGGCTTCGGACTGCTGACACGTCCTGAATGCTTCGCGCCGGGCCTGTACGTCATGGTGACCGTTGCGGTGATCATGTACATCGCGACCGTGTTCACGCTGCGGGCACCGCCCTTCGAGAGCGCCCGGTGA